Genomic DNA from Melopsittacus undulatus isolate bMelUnd1 chromosome 2, bMelUnd1.mat.Z, whole genome shotgun sequence:
CAGATTATCTGGAGGAAAGACCTTAAGTAGTTAATGGCAAAATAATCTTCAGTTGAGGAAGTATGAGTCCTCAAGCACCTGTAATCACATCTAGTATTCGAGAGACTGACATAGTTCTGTTATCTGCAGATAACAGGCTAAGCACACCTTTTGTGTCAGGTTGAGCACAGGGAGCCAAGCACTGGCTGTGAGGACAAACTGTTGTAAGGAGTTTTTATCTTCctgtggctgctctgctgccaccaTTTGCTGCCTCTTCAGTTATGCCGATGCAATTGTTCTTGAGATTGTGGTTTAATATAAAAAGTTGACCCGCATTGGAAAAGAACcagtatttgggttttttatttattgtttgatCCGCAGTGTAAAACATGCCTGCAAATATTTGTACTGGCAGGGCTGAAGGAGTGAACTGCAGTGTGCAGTCTTTGATCAACTTTGTTATTGAAAAGTGTTCATGTAGTAAAATTTTAATTCAGTGTACTTTTGCTGTGGTAgtctttgggttgtttttttttttgtgtatctAAGTATTTCAGGCTTTCAGTTGATCTGTGTAAACATCTTAAAATGGTTCTGCAAACCAGTTCTGGTTTGGTTCTTGAAGTATCAtagcttgttttatttctgactgTTACATTTAAAGGCTATTAAGCTGAAAGTCAAGCACTTGAATTAGGAAATTCCAGGATTAATATTGCCTTTGCAGGCTTAATTTGGTCCCTTGCCATTTGTGTATGTTGCAGCCTTGGTTACTGTTAAAGTGACAGAGTTATGTTGTACAAAAGAGTTCTGCCTCCTTCACCTCACAGAAGAGGTGAATGCTCTGAGAATGAAAGGGAGGATTGTAGTGGGATGCTTATCCCTGTCTTATTTAATGTAATAAATTGAAGGTGTCCTGTGAATAAGAAAGAGAATGTGGAAAAAAGATGTGTGACTTGGATTCTGCTTTAGACCTGCAGATTTTACACCTGTCTCTACTAATAGCATTACTGGTTTATGATGGACTGTGGTAAGGAACACATAGTAATTACATGGTGTTTACTCTCTGAGTTTCTTACACAAAACACAAGGCCTGGGTAAAgcagattaaaatgaaatatttgaaaatatttcaaaacatttgaCTAATATATTCTTTTCCGACTGTGTTCTTGAAGTATGGGTTCTACAGCCGCTTCTGTTGGATGTCTATAATATTGCTTCAGTTCAGGTTTCCTTCATAAGCATACTATTCATCTGTTACCTCCATGTCCTATGCTACAACTTGCATCCCAGATGAATCACTTGAGTttgaaaattcagtttctttcagaTGAAGCTAAAGGAAAAGATGCATTCCTGAAACACTCATTCTAATAACACTCCACATATTAATGCATGCTTAGGCCATGAGACTGGATTAGAGAGAGTTAGACTCCACCACTCTAAATTGCAGTGGCATCTGGAAAAGGAGATGGGTAGCACTGACAGTACTTCTAAGCAAAACATAAAAAGCCAGCTAAGATTGGTTTCTCAAATTCATGGAAGCTTGACTGCTCTGCGTGTTTTAGGGGGATTGGGGGAATTATGCATTGTAACTGATGTGAATTAAGGACAAAATTtttgaaattataaaaataaatgataaaatttATTAAATGATACTGCAAAGCACTGAAACACTCAGTACCAATTGAGTGAGGAAAGAGAATTCTGCTTTTGCTATAGCCATGATGCTGTTGAGTCATTCAGACAAGGTAATTTGAGACAGAAGTGGTACCTCAGCCCTATGGTATGATCAATGCCCTGAGACTCTCAATGCAGCACACTTTAAGTCATTTCTCAATAATACCAATTTAGACTTGGATCACTTACTTGTATCCATTAGTTGTAAGGTTTACCACCTTCATTAATCAAAGGGTTATAGCTTCTTAATATTGTTTTTTATTATCAGTTTTCCTTATGAGCTGATGAATAGTGAAACCTTTTTGTTGTAGTGGCATACATCATGTATAAATTATAAACTAAAGAGTAGCTTCTCAAATCAGCTGTGAAAGAAGAGAATTGCTTCAGACACATCAGTGGCTTGTTTTACTACCACCATGGAGGAAGATAGTGTAAAATTCTTAAAGGTTAACTTGAACAGAATTGTAAGTGCATCCACGAGAAAAGAAAATTGGATATTGCTGATTTCTCTGTGCCTGTGCATGCTCACAGATAATGCAAATTTAAATTCATGTCCCAGAAGTTCTTGGTTTAAGCCAACTTAAAACCTGAGTTACTTCTTTTGTTAAGATCTAATCAGGAACAGTGTACTGAGTTACTGAGACATCCTGCAGTACAGAGCAGGTTGTGTTTTGAAGCATATGGAAATGGAGATTTCTGTACTGCAGTTTAGTTTGTGCTTATTGTACTCTTGGATGCATCTGAGGATAGCTGTTCCGCAACTTTATGGGTTGTGGGCATAAAGTGctcttattttaatgaataaaacagAGTTCAGTTTTCTGATTGCTTTTAATATAGAATAAAGCAATGCAGAGATACTTCAGTTATAATTGTGTCATTTCCAAGAAACCAGATCCTGTCAGTGCAGTTATAAGTGACATATTTGATAGCTAGAAATATATATTAACAATACTTATAAAGCATAAGCAAACATGGTGAATGAATCTAAATTACAGACAATAATCCTGCTTTGTTCTCCCTTCCCAGTATTGCTCTTTCCATCATCATATGAAAAATGATAACAAAATCCTGTGAATTTGTTTAGTCAGCAGGAAACTGACAGGGTTACTTAACCTCAGAAAAGTGGCTTGGCATAACTGAGCTTTAGATATCTGATTCAAAGAGTTTATCAATGTAGTTGTCAAGATAGATCATCATAAAGCTAAAGCTGAGAAGATGAAAGTGAAAGGAGTGAACTGTTCCATCATGTGGACAGATGTATTGCTGGAAGAGAGCACAGTCCACCAGTTAGTTAGGTGTAATATTCTTGTAAAATGAGTATTTAGAGCTGTATTTGAAAGCAAGCACATGAGGTGGTTCTTCTCATGCCTGTGGTAACAGTTTTATTCTAATTCCCATACCTTTCCTCCAGACAAGATGCTTTCTTCAGCACTGTTGATGTTGGATTAGCCAGTTTATGAAATACAGAGGGATTAGGTGTGTTTACTTTAATCTCTAACAACAGTTCACAAGAGGCAACCTACaacttcttttttgttgttgttctttttcagAAACACCAGAATCATGGAGGGGCTCTTGCATTACATAAATCCGGCGCATGCCATTTCACTTCTAAGCACACTGAATGAGGAGCGTCTAAAGGGACAGCTGTGTGATGTTGTTCTCATTGTAGGAGATCAGAAATTTCGAGCTCATAAAAATGTTCTGGCTGCCAGCAGTGAATACTTCCAGACTCTGTTCACGAATAAGGAGAATGAGTCTCAGTCAGTGTTTCAACTTGACTTTTGTGAGCCAGATGCTTTTGATAATGTATTAAACTACATTTATTCTTCATCCTTGTTCATTGAGAAAGGCAGTCTTGCAGCTGTGCAAGAACTGGGCTACAGTCTTGGAATATCCTTTCTTACAAACATTGTTTCAAAGAGTCCTCaagctccttttcctgcttgcCCTATGAAAAAGATACTGTATCAAGATGAAGATGAAAGTAGTTCTCAGAAGAGAAGTGTCATTGTCTGTCAGAACAGAATTGAAGCACAAGTGAAAGGTATAAATCAAACACAACATGATTTAAGCCATACTTCTAAACCTTCATCCTCTGTTGCTGTCAAAACTAGCAGTAGACCACAAgtaacaaaaccagctgaaaccCTTCACAACTTGTCACTGACTGAAAGGAGATGGCTGAAAGAAAGCCCTGTGAGCTACACCAAGGCTCATGAAACTTCTGGAACTGTGGAGGATCAGAGCAGAGGTGGTTTGCTGAAAAGGAACACAGTACTTCCTCAAATGCCtttagcagaaaaagaaattgcaagCGATGAACCAGGAAGCAGTGGTCAGCTTTTAAGAGGAAAGGCTGCAGAGATGTCATTAAAAAGATCACGCCCACCAGTCTTGTCTCTGCGGGGTACATCAGAATCTACGTTTTTGTTGCgagaggcaggaaaaggaagTTGTCAAGGTGAAGACAGGAATTTGCTGTACTACTCAAAGTTAGGGCTAGTGATCCCATCTAGTGGATCTCGTCCAGAAAACCAAAGTATTGACAGAAGTGGGCCACTTGTAAAAAGTCTCCTTCGAAGATCACTGTCCATGGACAGCCAGGTTCCCATTTACTCACCTTCTGTTGATTTAAAACCTTCACAGGTATCATCATCCTCCTCACCGGGAAGTAATGATTCCCAGAAGACATTTAATGTTGTATCTCAAAAGTCATCCTTGAAAGAGTCATCAGAGAAATTAGTCGTAGATGAAAAGCCACAGGTAATACACCCACATCGCCTTAGGTCTTTCAGTGCCTCTCAGTCAACTGATAGGGAGGTTTCTTCTCCTCTCACAGAGGTGCGAATAAAAACTGAACCTAGCAGTCCACTTTCAGATCCTGCTGAAATAATAAGAGTTACAGTGGGTGATGCTTCAGCATTGGCAAataaaaacttttcttttaaaactgagGATGATCATAAGGAACCAAGTAGCCTTCCAGCAAAAAGGAGATTTCAAGCTGATAGAACAATACCATTCAAGAAACTGAAGGCAGATGAGCAGGGTTCTCCTGGGTCAGAAGATAACTTTGAGGAGGGCTCAAGCCCTACGCACCTTGATGCTGATTTTCCTGATTCTGATGTCAGTAAAGATGAATACAGTGAGTTGGAAGAAGCAAGaccaaataaaaaatttaaatgcaagCACTGCCTTAAAATTTTCAGGTCAACAGCAGGTCTTCATCGTCATGTTAACATGTATCATAATCCAGAGAAGCCCTATGCTTGTGACATATGCCACAAGAGATTTCACACAAATTTCAAAGTGTGGACGCACTGCCAGACGCAACATGGAATTGTGAAGAATCCCTCACCAGCTTCCAGTTCGCATGCTGTTTTGGATGAAAAATTCCAAAGAAAACTGATTGATAtagtgagagagagagaaattaagAAGGCTCTAATCGTTAAACTAAGACGTGGCAAGCAAGGTTTTCAGGGACAGTCTGCTTCACAAGCACAACAAGTCATCAAAAGGAATTTAAGATCGAGAACCAAAGGAGCCTATATTTGTACCTATTGTGGGAAAGCGTTTCGTTTCCTCTCACAATTTAAGCAGCACATAAAAATGCACCCAGGGGAGAAACCAATTGGAGGAAATAAGGCTCTTAAGCAGAAAGATCATATTCATATTGAAAgtccagcagaaaacaaagaggtTTATCAGTGCCGTCTTTGCAATGCTAAGCTCTCTTCACTTATTGAACAGGGAAATCATGAGCGACTCTGTAGAAATGCTACTGTCTGTCCTTACTGCAGCCTTAGATTTTCTTCTCCAGAGCTGAAGCATGAGCATGAAAGCAAGTGTGAATACAAGAAGCTTACTTGTCTTGAGTGTATGCGTACCTTTAAATCATCCTTTAGTATTTGGCGTCATCAAGTTGAAGTTCATAATCAAAACACAATGGCTCCATCAGAGAACTTTTCTTTACCTATCCTGGATCATAATGGTGAAATAACTAGTTCATCAAGATTGCCTTCTCAGGCAGAATCCAATAAAATGAACAATTTTGTTACTGCAAAGGAAGATGGTATGTTCAGTGATTCGTCAGAACAAATAAATTTTGATTCTGAAGATTCCTCGTGCCTACCCGAAGACCTGAGTGTTTCCAAGCAGTTTAAAATTCAGATCAAAGAAGAGCCTGCGGATGATATAGAGGATGAGGTCACCGAAACAA
This window encodes:
- the ZBTB21 gene encoding zinc finger and BTB domain-containing protein 21; amino-acid sequence: MEGLLHYINPAHAISLLSTLNEERLKGQLCDVVLIVGDQKFRAHKNVLAASSEYFQTLFTNKENESQSVFQLDFCEPDAFDNVLNYIYSSSLFIEKGSLAAVQELGYSLGISFLTNIVSKSPQAPFPACPMKKILYQDEDESSSQKRSVIVCQNRIEAQVKGINQTQHDLSHTSKPSSSVAVKTSSRPQVTKPAETLHNLSLTERRWLKESPVSYTKAHETSGTVEDQSRGGLLKRNTVLPQMPLAEKEIASDEPGSSGQLLRGKAAEMSLKRSRPPVLSLRGTSESTFLLREAGKGSCQGEDRNLLYYSKLGLVIPSSGSRPENQSIDRSGPLVKSLLRRSLSMDSQVPIYSPSVDLKPSQVSSSSSPGSNDSQKTFNVVSQKSSLKESSEKLVVDEKPQVIHPHRLRSFSASQSTDREVSSPLTEVRIKTEPSSPLSDPAEIIRVTVGDASALANKNFSFKTEDDHKEPSSLPAKRRFQADRTIPFKKLKADEQGSPGSEDNFEEGSSPTHLDADFPDSDVSKDEYSELEEARPNKKFKCKHCLKIFRSTAGLHRHVNMYHNPEKPYACDICHKRFHTNFKVWTHCQTQHGIVKNPSPASSSHAVLDEKFQRKLIDIVREREIKKALIVKLRRGKQGFQGQSASQAQQVIKRNLRSRTKGAYICTYCGKAFRFLSQFKQHIKMHPGEKPIGGNKALKQKDHIHIESPAENKEVYQCRLCNAKLSSLIEQGNHERLCRNATVCPYCSLRFSSPELKHEHESKCEYKKLTCLECMRTFKSSFSIWRHQVEVHNQNTMAPSENFSLPILDHNGEITSSSRLPSQAESNKMNNFVTAKEDGMFSDSSEQINFDSEDSSCLPEDLSVSKQFKIQIKEEPADDIEDEVTETSREPKEVVSNKDAGLWPCEKCGKIFTVRKQLERHQELLCSVKPFICHVCNKAFRTNFRLWSHFQSHMSQAAEESTNKEPEICPPANSPSPPPLPPPPPLPKIQPLEPDSPTGLSESSTTTEKLFVPQESDTLFYHAPPLSAITFKRQYMCKLCHRTFKTAFSLWSHEQTHN